The genomic stretch GGTGCGCACGCTTTGCCCGCATTGCAAGGAAAAAGTCCCGTTCGATAATCCCGAAAAAATCAAGATATGGCACGACACCGTGTCACCGTGGAAAGGCGATCCACCCAAGGACATTTACAAACCGGTCGGTTGCCTGGAATGCCGCAATACCGGTTATATGGGCCGCATCGGTATTTATGAAATCCTGCTCATGACGCCTGAGATCAAGCGTCTCATCGTTGCCGATGCCGACCTTGCGGCGATCACGGCCGAGGCATATAAGTCGGGCATGAAGCCGCTCAGGTTGTCAGGCGCAATGAAAGTGGCGCAGGGCATTACGACACTGGAAGAGGTATTGAAAGTGGCGCCGCCGCCGACTTGAGGCGGGCACGTGCAACAAATTGGCAAACACAAGGACTGGCGGGGCTGTTGGCGGCAAAATGCCCGAAAAGGCCCGTCAGTGCTAGAGTTTAGTGTCCTGACCTGACACGGTCCAGAATCACCCATTCCATTGCGTAGGCATTTTTTTCGTCTGACGCGCGATGCTCGCGCCAGCACTCTTGCCATGCGCCAGATTCCAGCACCGGGAAATAGGTGTCACCTTCAGTGGTTACATCGACCTCGGTGATATAGAGACGATCCGCGACAGGCAGTGCTTCGTTATATAGGGTTGCTCCGCCGATGACAAATACTTGTTCGGCTGATGTGCAACTTGCCAGCGCGGCGTCGAGGGAGCTGAAAACGTCACAGCCTTCTGCACGCCATTCCTTGTTGCGGCTCACGACGATATTGCGTCGTCCGGGTAGCGGTTTTCCGATAGATTCAAAGGTCTTGCGGCCCATGATGATGGGATGCCCGAGGGTGTGCTTCTTGAACCACGCAAAATCGGCGGGAAGGTGCCACGGCATCTTGTTGTTGATGCCAATTGCGCGATTCTTCGCCATCGCGACAATAAGATTGACCCTCATCAGACGGCGATCGGCGCTTTAATGCCGGGATGCGGGTCGTAATTTTCCAGCGAGAAGTCTTCAAACCGGAAGGCGAATAAATCCATTACCGCCGGGTTCAATCGCATCGTCGGCATAGGCCTTGGCGTACGTGACAGCTGTTCGTGGGTTTGATCGAGATGATTGAGGTAAAGATGCGCGTCGCCCAGCGTGTGAACAAAGTCTCCTGGTTTCAGGCCGCAGACCTGCGCGATCATCATCATTAGCAGCGCGTATGAAGCGATATTGAATGGCACGCCCAGGAAGATATCCGCGCTACGCTGATAGAGTTGACACGAGAGCCTGCCGTCGGCGACGTAGAACTGAAAGAAAGCGTGGCAGGGTGCCAGTGCCATCTTCGGAATGTCGGCAACGTTCCAGGCGGAGACGATCATGCGCCGCGAATCAGGATTGGTCGTGATCTGTTTGAGCACGTCGCTGATCTGGTCGATGTGTGTGCCGTCGGGGGCCGGCCACGAGCGCCACTGGTAGCCGTAAACGGGGCCGAGATTGCCTTGTACATCTGCCCACTCGTCCCAGATCGTTACGCCGTTTTCTTTCAGATAGCGGGTATTGGTCTCACCTTTCAGGAACCACAGCAGTTCATGGATGATGGAGCGAAGGTGCAGTTTCTTTGTGGTCAGGAGCGGAAAACCAGCCGAAAGATCGAAGCGCATTTGATAGCCGAAAACGGAACGTGTGCCCGTGCCCGTGCGATCGGATTTTTCCGTGCCGTGTTCGAGCACATGGCGCATCAACGACAGGTAGGCGGCATCGGCGGAATTGAAAACGGATGAGGCGGACGTCATCGGCTGGCTGGCAAGTGGTTGGTCGGTGTCGTTGCATTTTACCGAATTGCGCGGGATGCTCTGGATTCCCATATAAGAGGCGTGCGATTCAAACTGATGTGAAAATGTGAAATGCTTTGCTTCCCCCTTTGGAAAAAGGGGGATCGAGGGGGATTTTAGGTCGTCGCCAACCCGGGTAACTGGAAATTTTCGAGCACCGCAAATCCCTCCCTGCCACCCTTGGAAAAGGGAGGAGCCAAAATCCACATCACTTTGAATCGCACCCAAATAAGAGTGCTTGCCAATGCGGGTGCGTGCCGCCAGGACCTTGTTCCGGATGCCTGTGCCCTCAACGGTAAGTTTCTTCCAGTTCAGCAAGCAACGCCGCCAGTTGATCGAGCGGAAACAACTCGATTCCCGCCGCGATCGCGCGACCGCCACCGTTGGCAAACCGGGTGGCCACTTTCCCGGCATCCCTGGGCTTCGAGGCGGGCGCACGAATACTGACCGTCGCCGTGCCGCGGACATTTGTGGTGAGGACCGCATGCGCTCGATCCGGGAAGGCATGCACAAGGTGGTTGGCAAACGCGCCACTGACTCTGCGCGCCCAGGACTCGTTGGGCATCAGGAAAATGGAGGCAACATCGCTTGCGCCGAATGCATTGACGGCGAGCGCCTTTGCCATGTCACTCTCATAGCCGGTTTTCAGGCGGGAAAGCACATCTTCATGCTCAATGAAATCAAACGGGCTCGCGTAAGGCGCAAGCAGGACAGCAAGCGTTGCGGGCGGGTAGTGCAGGTCTTCGACGGATTCTCCATAGGCGTTGTAGTTAATGCATTCACCAAGCAGCCGGAGCTGCGCTTCCTGCGCCGGCAGAAGGTTGGCATCCCGCGACAACCGTCGTGCGACCGCGGACAGGTTGTCACCGAAGGCGGCTGCGATCGCCCAGAGCCGGTGCGCGCCGTTGCAATGCCGATCAACCAGCAAACTGGTACAAGTGTCCGGCCTCTCGTCGATGCAAGCGGTCAAATGCGGATGCGGCCGCAGGCAGCTCGCGCGATGATGATCGAAATAAGTGATCCGCGCGCCGGTCGCGAGTAACGCGTCAACCGCGATCGCGTTGCGGTCATAGGAGATGTCGAATACCTGTATGTTGTCCTCGCATTGCACGGACTGCGTTTTCACGACGTGTCCCAGCAAAGCAATGTCGCGTTTGACGCCGCTGATCAGCGTCGCCTGTTCAAGTGCGACAGGATAAGTCAGGCGAAATTGATGGCGTGCGAGTAGCCCGTCGGCATCGCCGTTGAATACATCGATCGTGTTCTTATGGGGCATTGGATTGATGCGCTACCCGAGGCAGCCAATTCCTGAAGCTTAGAGTTTCCCAGTCCGCATCTGGCAATGCGGCGGCGGTTTTGGCCATTGCAGGCAGGATTGAATTGCGTGCGACCCAACGTGCGTTTACTGCTGTCGGGCGGGTACCTGATCGACACGGGAAGCGGGGTTCATTCGCTCCGCCGACAAGCGCGGAGCGATGCGCTCACCGATCAGGTTTTGCCGTTTTTCTGCGTGAAGATAATCCACAGGCGCGCGAGGTCAGCAACGCCGTCTGTGCCTTGTACAGTTTTCAGCGTCTGAATACCCTTGGCCTTTTGGCCTAGCTGAATCTGCGCGAGTCCCAGATGAAGCTTGGCATCTTCGGGTCGGCGCAGGCCGCCTTTCTTGATTCCCGCTTCCATCAAACTGATGCCCCTGGCTGCCTGGCCAGTTGCAACAAGCTTTTCTCCGAGAACAACCAGGCTATTGCCGTCCTTTGCCGCGCTTGCGTCGGTTTCATCCTGCGCGCTAATCGCTGTTTTCTGTGCCTCGGCAATTTTCTTGTTGGCCAGGTCACGCAAGCGCTTGTGGCGATCGGCTTCAGCGCCCTTGCCGAGCGCACCATTGGCGAAGCCATCATCGATGGCCTTCTTGCCTTCCACGGCGTTGCCGGCTTGAATGGCGAGCTGCGCCATTTCCATGTAATCGGTGGTGGAAGCCAGGTTGCCGGTGGCGAGCTGCAGGCGATAGACATCCAGCGCCAGACGATCCGAAAATCCCGGCTTCTTCTGCACGCCGGAAATAACGTTTGCCCACAGACTCTTCTTCGGATAATAGTTGAGCAGCTTCTCGATCGTCGCCGCGTAGCCGGAATTGTTCTTCTGCCGCAGATAGCTATTGGCCAGCAATTGCAGCTTTTCCTCGGACGGCGTGCGACCTGCCTTCTCATCGGCCTCGACATCGTTCAGCGATTCCTTGGCCGACGCGGCGAAATCGCCGCTCTGGAAATACGACTGAATCATCAAGGTGCGGACCTGGCCGCCGGTACCGCCTTCCTTGAAGTAACGCGTGCCCCATTTGACGGCGGACGCAAAGTCCCTTGAATTGTAGTAATTGGTGGCGAGCGCTTCAATGATCTTGAGTTGATCGGCCTGGGGAGCTTTGCCCGAAGCAACCACCGCTTCATAGGCCTTGATGGCGGTATCGCCCTCCTTCGCCCCGGTGGCGGCCGAGGCACGCATGCGCTCGACCATGTAGGTTTCATACGGCGTCTTGGCCGATACCGCGTCGGCTTCGCGCACTTTCGCCAGCGCATCCCTGAATTTGTTGGCCTTCATCAAATCCTGTGCCGCCTGCAACGGTGTGCCGACTTCGGGGCGCACCTTTTCCTGTGCATAACCATTCGGGATGACGGCCGCGAGAAGGCCAGCCAGAACAGCGGCGCGTACGATCGCTCGCAGGATCAGATTGGATCGATTCATGGATATTTGCTCCGGGGAAAAATGCGAAACGCGGCCTCAGCCGCGTTTCACCAAATCAGAATTACTTGACGAACTGTTCGTTACCGACAATACCGAGCTTGGTGATACCCAACCGCTGTGCGGAGGCCATTACCATGGCGACATCCTTGTATTGCGCCAGCTTGTTGGGCCGCAGGTGCACCTCCGGTTGAACCGATTCGGAGGCGGCCGATAACAGGCGTGTTTCGAGCGCGTTGCGGTCTGAAATGATTTCGCCGTTCCACATGACCGTGCCGTCAAAGTCGACGTCGATCTGTACCACAATCGGCTGGACCAGCGGCGGCGGCGGATTGCCCACTGGCATGTTCAGCTTGACCGCATGCGTCTGGATCGGAATGGTGATGATCAACATGATGATCAGGACCAGCATCACGTCGATCAACGGCGTGGTGTTCATCTCGATCATGACTTCCGGTTCCTTGGAGCCGTCGCCCGAGCCTACGCTCATGCTCATGACTGTTTCCTTTCAAAATGCTGGTTCATCCTAGCCTCCCACCACGAAATTGGGCGGCGGTTCGGTGATAAACCCGATCTTCATGATGCTGGCGCGCTGGCAGGTATAGACGACCTTGCCGATCGACTCGTAGCGCGCGTCCAGGTCACCGCGAATGTGCACTTCCGGCTGCGGCACGACCACCGCGACCACCTTGAGCCGATCAAACAGGGCGTCGGTATCCGGCACCAATTGCTGGTTCCAGAAGATGTCACCATCCTTGTTGACCGAGATCAGGATGTTCTCCGGCTTGGTCTGCGTCGGCAGATTGCGCTCTTTCGGCAGTTCCACGGCGACGTTCTGGATGATCGCCGGAATGGTGATCAGGAAGATGATCAGCAACACCAGCATCACGTCGACCAGCGGCGTGGTGTTGATGGCGGAGATGACTTCATCTTCGCCGCTGTCCGACCCTACGTTCATTCCCATAATGGGTTCCTCATGCTCGGGTTACGGGGTGCCGTCGAATTATTTCTTTTTGCCGCCACCGCTCATGAGCACGGAATGCAGGTCGGCACTGAAGGCGCGCACTTTTTCCATGGAGACCTTGTTGCGGCGAATCAGCCAGTTATACGACAACACTGCCGGTACCGCCACGGCCAGACCGAAGGCGGTCATGATCAGCGCTTCACCGACCGGACCGGCCACCTTGTCAATGGAGGCTTGACCGGCGATACCGATGGCGGTCAGCGCGTGGTAGATGCCCCACACGGTACCGAACAGACCGACGAACGGGGCAGTCGAGCCAACGGTTGCCAGGAAGGCCAAGCCGTCCTGCAGGCGATTGTTGACGTTATCGGTGGAACGTTGGATGGACATCGTCACCCACTCGTTCAGGTCGACACCGGCCATCAGTCCGCTGTGGTGGTCGCTGGCTTTCAGGCCGCTTTCGGCGATGAAACGGAAGGCGCTGGCTTCACCAAGCGTGGCAACACCCTGCTGAAGCGATCCGGCGGCCCAGAATTCGTCGCCGGCGCCCTTTGCGTCTTTCATCAGTTTGAACTGTTCAAACAACTTGACGATGAGGATGTACCAACTGCCCATCGACATGATGCCAAGGATGATCAGCGTCGCCTTGGTAACGAAGTCGCCGTCTCTCCACATGGCTTCCAGTCCGTAGGGATTGGTGACCATTTCCTTGGCAACCGTCGGGGCGGCAACCGGTGCGGACTTGGCGGCCTCTGCTGCCGGTGCGGCATCCGCGGCGGGTTTGGCAGGATCCGCAGCAGGCGCCTGCGCGAACGACTGAGTGGACTGCAGGGATACGATGGCTGCGGCGAACGGGGTCGCGGCCATCACGACGGCGACCAGCAGCGCGGGGATACGGTTGATTAAATTCATGTTGCCTCCACTAAAAAGTTTATTGACTTGATTTTATGCTGACAAGCTTGGTGTCCCGCCTGCGGTTGCCAGCCGGTGGGACACGCATTCCAATATTGGTTCAGTCCGTTAACTTGAATGAGAACGGTACTTGCACCCGCACTTCTCTTCCCTGGCCGTTGCACTTGAACTGGCGCACGGCGTTCACCGAGACGCTGTTGAAAACGCGATTGCTTGAAGACTTGACGTCGACGTCCTTGATTTCGCCGTTGATCGCGACGGTGAATTCCACCAGTACATCACCCTGAATGCCGTCTTTGCGGGCGGCGGGTGGGTATTTGATCTCAGTGCGAATCAATTGCGAGTTCGGGCAGGCCACCCCTACGCTCGGCGGCGCAGGCGGCGCGGCCACGACGGCGGCCGGCTTCGGTGGCGCGTAGACGGGGGGCGCCACTGCGGTGCGATTGGAGATCACCGGCGCCTGAATGGCGGGCGCGGAAATCTGTACCTCCGGCGGCGGCACGAAGGTCGGCATGACTTGCACCATCTTGGGCGGCGGCGGCGGCGGGGTGTCGGGAGGCGGCGGTTTCTTGACCTCTTCGATGATCTTGGTTTCCAGCGGCGCCTTGATCACTTCGATGGCCTTGCGAGCCAGCCCTGTCATCAGGGCGTAAACGACGAGCACATGCATAATGATTACCACCGTTATGCCGGTAACATGCTTGCCAGGCTGGCGCTGTTGTTGCGCGTAATCCATTGATTCCCCTCCGTTGGTCACTCGCTTCTTGGGCGAGAGTTAGGGCTGCTAAAAAACAACGCGAATTCTATCCTTTTATTCGGAGAAACGCATCATGGGTATTGAATTTGACACAATCCAGCGTTAGCCGCCAGCCATTTTGCCACGTGTCCGCAGTTTGAACATTGGCTGGCATGACATACCTGCATTGCAGGCGCGGCGCATAGATGCTGGGAATGTGGCTGTGACAATACTCAATGAATTGTGCCGCACATTACAATTATGCATCACCAAAGCGAATCCATGAGCGATCTGCGAAATCTTAAATGCGAGGCCACAAAATTGACATGACAATTTCCATGCAGATTATTCCCGCCCATGCGGGCGCAGTCGTCCGCGCGGATGTTCGCCTGGACGATGGCAGGCTTCGAGCGGTGCTGCATTGAATTCGCGGGTCGCACACGCGATTTCGGTCGTGGAGCGTCGCGCGCGTTCGAAATTACGTATTGTTTGCAATCGAGCATGCAAGGTACCCCCACAAATCCAAGAAATGGAATCAGCCCATGCAAGAAGATCCGGTCGATAAACGTGCGGTAGCCGCACTCGAAGCTGAAGCGGTAGGGCGCATGCGCGCTGGCCGGGAGCGTGAGGCAGTCGATTCCTGGGGGCGCCTGCTTCAACACGATCCCAATCATCTGCGTGCCCTGACTGCGCTCGGTCAACATTCGTTTCGAAAGGGGGAGTGGCAGCCCGCTCGCGTGGCATTCCAGCGTGTTGTCGACGTAAGCGGCGCCGATCCGCAACAGTGGGTGAATCTGGCGCTGGTGTGCCAGCGCATGGGAGATGAGCCCGGCGAAGAAAACGCTGTTCAGGGCGCGCTTGCCTGCGAACCCAACGACCTGCTCGCGCTCATCATGCGGGCAAATCTTTTCGAGCGCCAAGGCAAGATGCACAAAGCTGCTCGCGCGTACGGTACCGCCGCGATCGTGGCACCAGCAATGGATAACTTGCATCCGGACCTCAAGCCCGCGCTCGCACATGCGATTGAATACAGGGAAAAATATGATCGTGAATTTGCTGCATTCATGGACCAGTACTTGAATGGTCACTATCAGGCGAGGGCGGGCGAAAATCTGAAAAGATTTCGCGATTCGGTCGACATCATGCTGGGTCGCAAGCGCCGCTATGATTCGCAGTCAGCGATTTATCACTATCCGCAGCTGGCCCCCATCGACTTTTTTGAGCGCGCCGATTTTCCGTGGCTCGATGCATTCGAGGCGGCCACCGACGACATCCGCCAAGAGTTCATGGGGGTACTCGGTTCGGAACAAGGATTCGAGCCCTACATCAGTTATCCCAATGATGTGCCGGTCAATCAGTGGGCGGAACTGAATAATTCACCGCAATGGAGTGCGTTCCACCTATTTAAAATGGGGCGAAAGGTCGAGGCAAACGCCGCAAAATGTCCCGTAACGATGAGCCTTCTCGCGTCCGCGCCGGCACCTGATCAACCCGGGCGCACGCCGGCCGCGATGTTTTCGCTTCTCAAGCCGCACACAAAAATCCCCCCGCACGTGGGCGTGTCAAACGTTCGCGTGGTCACGCATTTGCCACTGATCATCCCGGAGAGCTGTGGATTTCGCGTCGGCAACGAAACCCGCGAATGGGTGCCCGGCAAAGCCTGGGTATTCGACGATACGATCAATCACGAGGCGTGGAACGATAGCGACAAATTGCGGGTTGTATTGATTTTCGATATCTGGCACCCACACCTTACGCCGCCGGAACGAGCAATGATCACGGCGATGACAGATGGCATCAACGCCTTTTCCAAAGAGGAGGGCGGCTTCGATCTTTAGCGAGCGATATCTTCTCGTCCGCGTTTAATTTGCGACGTAATCCACGGGACGCGATCACGCTACGCTTGAGCCGAACGCAAAGAACGCCATTTGGCGCGGTGTTTGAGGCAAAAGACCGCTGAGAGCCGCGCCGGTGCTGGGTTTCTTAATTGAACATGGATTTGCGGGCAAAAAAAACGGCGAGCCTGAGCTCGCCGTTTAAGTTGAAACTACCTTCGTGCCAGATTAGAACTTGGCGTTCAGGTTAAGGAATACACGGCGTCCCAGCGCGTCGTACACTTGCGGAAAGGTATTGCCGTTGCCGAAGATGCTCGGGCCGGACACGGTGGTGATCGGCGGATCCTTGTCGAACAGGTTGTTGATACCGGCGCGCAAGGTGATCTGCTTCGTGACTGCGTAGGAACCGGCGAGGTCGAAGTAGTTGCGCGAGCCCAGTGTTTTTTCCACTGACTGTACCGGGCCTGACAGCTTCGGGTTCGAGCTGCTGGTGTCAACATCGACCGAGCCGAAGAAGCGCCACGTCAGGGCCAAGTCCCAGTTCCACGGGGTGGTCCAGGTGGCGCGGGTCTTGTTTCTCCACTCCGGGTTCGGCACG from Betaproteobacteria bacterium encodes the following:
- the folA gene encoding type 3 dihydrofolate reductase, with product MRVNLIVAMAKNRAIGINNKMPWHLPADFAWFKKHTLGHPIIMGRKTFESIGKPLPGRRNIVVSRNKEWRAEGCDVFSSLDAALASCTSAEQVFVIGGATLYNEALPVADRLYITEVDVTTEGDTYFPVLESGAWQECWREHRASDEKNAYAMEWVILDRVRSGH
- a CDS encoding thymidylate synthase, whose protein sequence is MTSASSVFNSADAAYLSLMRHVLEHGTEKSDRTGTGTRSVFGYQMRFDLSAGFPLLTTKKLHLRSIIHELLWFLKGETNTRYLKENGVTIWDEWADVQGNLGPVYGYQWRSWPAPDGTHIDQISDVLKQITTNPDSRRMIVSAWNVADIPKMALAPCHAFFQFYVADGRLSCQLYQRSADIFLGVPFNIASYALLMMMIAQVCGLKPGDFVHTLGDAHLYLNHLDQTHEQLSRTPRPMPTMRLNPAVMDLFAFRFEDFSLENYDPHPGIKAPIAV
- a CDS encoding DHH family phosphoesterase, whose product is MPHKNTIDVFNGDADGLLARHQFRLTYPVALEQATLISGVKRDIALLGHVVKTQSVQCEDNIQVFDISYDRNAIAVDALLATGARITYFDHHRASCLRPHPHLTACIDERPDTCTSLLVDRHCNGAHRLWAIAAAFGDNLSAVARRLSRDANLLPAQEAQLRLLGECINYNAYGESVEDLHYPPATLAVLLAPYASPFDFIEHEDVLSRLKTGYESDMAKALAVNAFGASDVASIFLMPNESWARRVSGAFANHLVHAFPDRAHAVLTTNVRGTATVSIRAPASKPRDAGKVATRFANGGGRAIAAGIELFPLDQLAALLAELEETYR
- a CDS encoding biopolymer transporter ExbD, giving the protein MSMSVGSGDGSKEPEVMIEMNTTPLIDVMLVLIIMLIITIPIQTHAVKLNMPVGNPPPPLVQPIVVQIDVDFDGTVMWNGEIISDRNALETRLLSAASESVQPEVHLRPNKLAQYKDVAMVMASAQRLGITKLGIVGNEQFVK
- a CDS encoding biopolymer transporter ExbD, coding for MGMNVGSDSGEDEVISAINTTPLVDVMLVLLIIFLITIPAIIQNVAVELPKERNLPTQTKPENILISVNKDGDIFWNQQLVPDTDALFDRLKVVAVVVPQPEVHIRGDLDARYESIGKVVYTCQRASIMKIGFITEPPPNFVVGG
- a CDS encoding MotA/TolQ/ExbB proton channel family protein yields the protein MNLINRIPALLVAVVMAATPFAAAIVSLQSTQSFAQAPAADPAKPAADAAPAAEAAKSAPVAAPTVAKEMVTNPYGLEAMWRDGDFVTKATLIILGIMSMGSWYILIVKLFEQFKLMKDAKGAGDEFWAAGSLQQGVATLGEASAFRFIAESGLKASDHHSGLMAGVDLNEWVTMSIQRSTDNVNNRLQDGLAFLATVGSTAPFVGLFGTVWGIYHALTAIGIAGQASIDKVAGPVGEALIMTAFGLAVAVPAVLSYNWLIRRNKVSMEKVRAFSADLHSVLMSGGGKKK
- a CDS encoding TonB family protein; amino-acid sequence: MDYAQQQRQPGKHVTGITVVIIMHVLVVYALMTGLARKAIEVIKAPLETKIIEEVKKPPPPDTPPPPPPKMVQVMPTFVPPPEVQISAPAIQAPVISNRTAVAPPVYAPPKPAAVVAAPPAPPSVGVACPNSQLIRTEIKYPPAARKDGIQGDVLVEFTVAINGEIKDVDVKSSSNRVFNSVSVNAVRQFKCNGQGREVRVQVPFSFKLTD
- a CDS encoding aspartyl/asparaginyl beta-hydroxylase domain-containing protein — its product is MQEDPVDKRAVAALEAEAVGRMRAGREREAVDSWGRLLQHDPNHLRALTALGQHSFRKGEWQPARVAFQRVVDVSGADPQQWVNLALVCQRMGDEPGEENAVQGALACEPNDLLALIMRANLFERQGKMHKAARAYGTAAIVAPAMDNLHPDLKPALAHAIEYREKYDREFAAFMDQYLNGHYQARAGENLKRFRDSVDIMLGRKRRYDSQSAIYHYPQLAPIDFFERADFPWLDAFEAATDDIRQEFMGVLGSEQGFEPYISYPNDVPVNQWAELNNSPQWSAFHLFKMGRKVEANAAKCPVTMSLLASAPAPDQPGRTPAAMFSLLKPHTKIPPHVGVSNVRVVTHLPLIIPESCGFRVGNETREWVPGKAWVFDDTINHEAWNDSDKLRVVLIFDIWHPHLTPPERAMITAMTDGINAFSKEEGGFDL